From the Salinimicrobium tongyeongense genome, one window contains:
- a CDS encoding flavodoxin family protein has product MALKALFLNCTLKKSPETSNTSAFIKQAEKIFADLEVETEEIRVVDHHVKFGNTSDEGEGDEWPQILKKVKESDIMIIATPIWRGDRSAVAKLVAERFDGIWSEADEETGQYPSFNKVGGVMVDGNEDGAKKAISSICFDLSEHGFTIPVNAFSYYVGKAGPGPAYIEANGDRHFFTNRNLYHMVHNLVHVAKVLKEKPYQTNVNELKKQAEKISDTEE; this is encoded by the coding sequence ATGGCTTTAAAAGCACTATTTTTAAACTGTACCCTTAAAAAATCTCCTGAAACTTCCAATACTTCTGCCTTTATCAAACAGGCTGAAAAAATCTTTGCCGATCTTGAGGTGGAGACCGAAGAAATCCGGGTAGTAGATCACCATGTAAAATTCGGAAATACTTCCGACGAAGGGGAGGGCGATGAGTGGCCGCAAATTCTTAAGAAAGTAAAGGAAAGTGACATAATGATCATTGCCACCCCCATATGGCGGGGCGATCGCAGTGCCGTGGCAAAACTTGTAGCCGAAAGGTTTGACGGCATCTGGAGCGAAGCCGATGAAGAAACTGGCCAGTACCCTAGCTTTAACAAAGTGGGCGGCGTAATGGTAGACGGAAATGAAGATGGGGCCAAAAAGGCCATTTCCAGCATCTGTTTTGACCTTTCCGAACACGGCTTCACCATTCCGGTAAATGCCTTTAGCTACTACGTGGGTAAGGCGGGGCCGGGCCCTGCTTATATCGAGGCCAATGGCGACAGGCATTTTTTTACCAACCGCAATCTGTATCACATGGTTCACAACCTGGTGCACGTGGCAAAAGTGCTAAAGGAAAAGCCTTACCAAACCAACGTGAACGAATTAAAGAAACAGGCCGAAAAAATAAGCGACACCGAAGAATAA
- the xseB gene encoding exodeoxyribonuclease VII small subunit, with amino-acid sequence MGTKITYTEAFSELQEIVREMENAEIGIDELDAKVKRASALLKICREKLYKTEQNVLETLKSLDPE; translated from the coding sequence ATGGGAACAAAAATCACATACACCGAAGCTTTTTCTGAATTACAGGAGATTGTAAGGGAGATGGAAAATGCCGAAATTGGCATAGACGAGCTCGATGCGAAGGTGAAACGCGCCTCTGCCCTGCTCAAAATTTGCAGGGAAAAACTCTATAAAACCGAACAGAACGTGCTGGAGACCCTGAAATCCCTCGACCCGGAGTAA
- a CDS encoding PQQ-dependent sugar dehydrogenase, whose product MKRNTRSQAVALPLSGQQKILVSFLSLLLFSLAALAQKSTVRTNAGDVKVRKIVENLDHPWGMAFLPDGRLLVTERAGTVRILKDSTLSEPLTGTPEVFAQGQGGMLDVALHPDFDENQYIYLSFSEPGDNGTASTALGRGKLEGNSIQDFKTIFRMEPKVEGPNHFGGRILFTEGNDIFLTLAERFKFDPAQDLSNHLGTVVRLEDDGTASEENPDFEDANAQDEIWSYGHRNIESAAIHPQTGELWVAEMGPMGGDELQPAKAGKNYGWPVVSWGDNYDGTEIPRPTTRPEFADAVIHWTPTISPSGMIFYDGDLFPEWKDSMMIGGLTAAGIVRVNVNGDKAQEVERIPLTTRVRDVEQGPDGSIWVLTDEDNGKVLQLKPLK is encoded by the coding sequence ATGAAAAGAAATACACGATCACAGGCTGTTGCACTCCCACTATCGGGGCAACAAAAAATTCTGGTTTCATTTTTAAGCCTTTTACTCTTCAGTCTTGCAGCTTTAGCCCAAAAATCTACTGTAAGGACCAATGCAGGCGATGTGAAGGTGCGCAAAATAGTAGAAAACCTTGATCATCCCTGGGGAATGGCATTTTTGCCAGACGGCAGGCTGCTGGTTACTGAAAGAGCAGGAACAGTACGCATCCTTAAAGACAGTACCCTTTCAGAACCACTAACGGGCACCCCTGAAGTTTTTGCACAGGGACAGGGCGGGATGCTCGATGTAGCCCTGCATCCAGATTTTGACGAAAATCAATACATCTATCTGTCTTTTTCTGAACCCGGCGACAATGGAACTGCTTCTACCGCGCTGGGTAGAGGAAAACTTGAAGGGAATTCCATTCAGGATTTTAAAACCATCTTTCGCATGGAACCAAAAGTAGAAGGCCCTAACCATTTTGGAGGTCGCATTCTTTTTACTGAAGGAAATGACATTTTTCTCACCCTTGCTGAAAGGTTTAAATTTGATCCGGCCCAGGACCTGTCAAACCACCTGGGAACCGTGGTAAGACTGGAAGACGACGGAACTGCTTCTGAAGAAAACCCTGATTTTGAAGATGCAAACGCCCAGGATGAAATATGGTCTTACGGACATAGAAATATTGAAAGTGCAGCCATTCACCCACAAACCGGGGAGCTTTGGGTAGCCGAAATGGGCCCCATGGGTGGTGACGAACTGCAACCCGCCAAAGCCGGAAAGAATTACGGCTGGCCGGTGGTGAGCTGGGGAGATAATTACGACGGAACCGAAATTCCCAGACCCACTACCCGCCCCGAGTTTGCAGATGCCGTTATTCACTGGACGCCTACTATTTCGCCTTCGGGGATGATCTTCTATGATGGCGACCTTTTCCCGGAATGGAAAGACAGCATGATGATTGGCGGACTTACTGCTGCAGGCATTGTGCGGGTAAATGTGAACGGCGATAAGGCCCAGGAAGTAGAACGCATCCCGCTTACCACCAGGGTACGCGATGTGGAACAGGGCCCCGATGGCAGTATTTGGGTGCTTACAGATGAAGACAACGGGAAGGTTCTGCAGCTTAAACCTCTAAAATGA
- a CDS encoding NADH:flavin oxidoreductase/NADH oxidase: MSNKISPRLFEPLKIKSIEFKNRIGVSPMCMYSSEEGFANNWHLVHLGTRATGGAGLVISEATAVSPEARITPDDLGIWKDEHVEKLKEITAFLESQGSIPGIQLAHAGRKASTSSPWQGGRYLSPEERGWQPVAPSAIPFYDDNPEPEALDPEGIGKVISDFREASKRAFLAGFKVLEIHAAHGYLLHQFLSPLSNQRTDDYGGSFENRIRLLLEVTRSVKENWPDDLPLFVRISATDWAEGGWNEQESVALAKLLKKEGVDLIDCSSGGLVPGVNIPVAKKYQVPFSEKIKKESGIMSAAVGLITTTQEAEEVLQQEQADLILLGRELLRNPYFPLEAAAALNAETDWPNQYLRAKRQK; encoded by the coding sequence ATGAGCAACAAAATATCTCCCCGGCTCTTTGAGCCACTCAAAATAAAATCTATAGAATTTAAGAACCGCATTGGGGTCTCTCCCATGTGTATGTACAGCAGTGAAGAGGGTTTTGCCAATAACTGGCACCTGGTTCACCTGGGAACCCGCGCTACAGGTGGAGCCGGACTAGTTATTTCTGAAGCTACCGCGGTATCTCCCGAAGCCCGCATCACCCCCGATGACCTGGGGATATGGAAAGATGAACACGTAGAAAAACTGAAAGAAATAACGGCATTTTTGGAATCCCAGGGAAGTATTCCCGGCATTCAGCTGGCACATGCCGGAAGAAAAGCCTCTACCAGCAGCCCCTGGCAGGGTGGCAGGTACCTCTCTCCAGAGGAAAGAGGATGGCAGCCGGTAGCTCCTTCGGCAATTCCTTTTTATGATGATAATCCGGAGCCTGAAGCATTGGATCCCGAGGGAATCGGGAAAGTGATCTCCGATTTTAGAGAGGCTTCAAAAAGGGCATTTTTGGCAGGTTTTAAGGTGCTGGAGATCCATGCCGCCCATGGATATTTGTTGCACCAGTTCCTGTCTCCGTTAAGCAACCAGAGAACAGACGATTACGGCGGATCTTTTGAAAACAGGATAAGACTCTTGCTGGAAGTTACGCGTTCCGTGAAAGAAAACTGGCCCGATGATCTCCCGCTGTTCGTGAGGATTTCGGCGACCGATTGGGCTGAGGGCGGCTGGAATGAGCAAGAATCGGTTGCACTGGCAAAGCTCCTTAAGAAAGAAGGTGTAGATTTGATCGACTGTTCTTCGGGCGGACTTGTGCCGGGGGTGAACATTCCGGTGGCGAAGAAGTACCAGGTGCCATTTTCAGAAAAAATAAAGAAAGAATCGGGCATCATGTCGGCTGCTGTAGGATTGATCACCACGACACAGGAAGCCGAAGAAGTGCTGCAGCAGGAACAGGCCGACCTTATCCTGCTGGGCAGGGAACTGCTGAGGAACCCCTATTTCCCGCTGGAAGCCGCTGCCGCATTGAATGCTGAAACAGACTGGCCCAATCAATATTTGCGGGCGAAAAGGCAAAAATAG
- a CDS encoding GAF domain-containing sensor histidine kinase, with translation MPQLLEVVCRTTKMGFAAIARVTDHRWVTCATHDLISFGLKPGDELDVETTICHEVHQGREAVVINNVAKDAGYCDHHTPKMYGFQSYISVPLYRKNGEFFGTLCAIDPKPKEIDTPEIATMFRLYAELISFHLDAVEKIKISEDSLKEEKKIARLRDQFIAILGHDLKNPIATMRMSADILLKMSKEDFTLRNAALIKSTSYRMQALIENILDFARGQMGEGIILEKERHNKSLEEMIKQVIKEIRVISPERKITFNSKLEHEVNCDKNRIGQLLSNLLGNAHEHGSSETQIKVEAKTNSDYFELRVVNSGEKIPDEDLTHLFQPFYSESGSSNKKGLGLGLFIASEIAKAHQGELKVTSSDRETAFVLQIPRE, from the coding sequence GTGCCGCAACTGCTGGAAGTTGTTTGCCGTACCACAAAAATGGGGTTTGCCGCCATTGCCCGGGTCACAGATCACCGCTGGGTAACCTGCGCCACGCACGACCTTATCTCGTTTGGGTTAAAACCCGGCGACGAACTGGATGTGGAGACCACAATTTGCCATGAAGTGCATCAAGGCCGGGAGGCTGTGGTTATCAACAACGTTGCTAAAGATGCCGGGTATTGCGACCATCACACGCCAAAAATGTACGGTTTCCAGAGCTATATTTCGGTGCCGCTCTACAGGAAAAATGGGGAATTCTTTGGTACACTTTGCGCCATAGACCCGAAACCCAAAGAGATTGACACCCCCGAGATCGCCACGATGTTCCGGCTTTATGCCGAACTGATCTCCTTTCACCTCGATGCCGTAGAAAAAATTAAGATCAGCGAAGACAGCTTAAAGGAAGAAAAGAAAATTGCCCGGCTTCGCGATCAATTCATCGCCATTTTAGGGCATGACCTCAAAAACCCCATTGCTACGATGCGCATGAGTGCAGACATTCTGCTCAAAATGTCTAAAGAAGATTTTACCCTTCGCAATGCCGCCCTTATAAAATCTACCTCTTACAGGATGCAGGCACTTATTGAGAATATACTCGATTTTGCCCGCGGCCAAATGGGAGAAGGCATTATTCTCGAAAAAGAAAGGCACAACAAAAGCCTGGAAGAGATGATAAAACAGGTGATAAAAGAAATAAGGGTAATTTCTCCCGAGAGGAAAATAACTTTTAACAGTAAGCTTGAACATGAGGTGAACTGTGACAAGAACCGGATTGGGCAACTGCTGTCAAACCTGCTTGGAAATGCCCATGAACACGGAAGTTCTGAAACGCAGATCAAGGTGGAGGCCAAAACTAACAGCGATTACTTCGAGTTGAGAGTGGTAAATTCGGGGGAGAAAATTCCCGATGAAGACCTCACCCATCTCTTTCAGCCTTTTTACAGCGAGAGTGGAAGTTCTAACAAGAAAGGCCTGGGGTTGGGACTTTTTATTGCTTCGGAAATTGCAAAAGCACATCAGGGCGAGCTAAAAGTAACTTCCAGCGATAGGGAAACTGCTTTTGTGCTACAAATTCCGCGCGAATAA
- the xseA gene encoding exodeoxyribonuclease VII large subunit gives MPAKQVFPLSKLTQAIENVINSYCSRVVWVKAEIVKLNHYPHTGHCYPDLVEKKNGKIIAELRGNIWKSNFEQINQKFRNVLNEDLRDDMSVVVQASVTYHSVYGLALNIQDIDPEYTLGELAKQRAEAIKKLIAEDLFDANKQQLLPQLPKTIGIISVSSSKGYQDFINVIENNPWGYRFQYKLFPAILQGERAVGTITAQLKKIKQHKKLFDAVAIIRGGGGDIGLSCYDNYQLAKEIARFPLPVLTGIGHSTNETVSELVSYKSFITPTKIAEFLLQEFHNFSQPLKENIQKITAEANLLFERQETRLSNLSSSFGFLAGRSLDREKNKLSSFRQTMALEGKVVLKYEAANLKNIATSVELLSPKNILKRGFSITRKNGKIVTSSATVAPGDLVETEFFHGKASAEIKNTEST, from the coding sequence ATGCCTGCCAAACAAGTTTTTCCACTCTCCAAGCTTACCCAAGCTATTGAAAATGTGATCAACAGCTATTGCAGCAGGGTGGTTTGGGTAAAAGCGGAAATCGTAAAGCTCAACCATTACCCCCACACGGGCCACTGCTATCCCGATCTTGTGGAAAAAAAGAACGGAAAGATCATCGCCGAACTACGCGGAAACATCTGGAAATCGAATTTTGAGCAGATCAACCAAAAATTCAGAAATGTCTTAAATGAAGACCTGCGCGATGACATGAGCGTGGTAGTGCAGGCCAGCGTCACCTACCATTCGGTTTACGGCCTGGCACTTAACATTCAGGATATTGACCCCGAATACACCCTGGGCGAACTGGCAAAACAACGCGCCGAGGCTATAAAAAAACTCATCGCCGAAGATCTTTTTGATGCCAACAAACAGCAACTTTTACCTCAACTCCCCAAAACTATTGGCATTATTTCGGTGAGCAGCAGCAAAGGCTATCAGGATTTTATCAATGTGATTGAGAACAACCCGTGGGGTTACCGGTTTCAGTATAAACTTTTTCCTGCCATTTTACAGGGGGAAAGAGCTGTGGGAACGATCACTGCCCAGCTCAAAAAGATAAAACAGCACAAAAAACTCTTTGATGCCGTTGCCATAATTCGCGGTGGCGGTGGCGATATAGGCCTAAGCTGTTATGACAATTACCAGCTGGCAAAAGAGATTGCCCGGTTTCCCCTTCCCGTTTTGACCGGCATAGGGCATTCCACGAACGAGACCGTTAGTGAGCTTGTGAGCTACAAAAGCTTTATTACCCCCACTAAAATAGCCGAATTCCTACTTCAGGAATTCCATAATTTTTCACAGCCTCTAAAAGAAAATATCCAGAAAATAACGGCCGAAGCAAACCTGCTTTTTGAGAGGCAGGAAACACGGCTCTCAAACCTGTCGAGTTCTTTCGGATTCCTGGCCGGCAGGAGCCTAGACCGTGAGAAAAACAAGCTTTCATCTTTCAGGCAAACAATGGCTTTAGAAGGCAAAGTGGTCTTAAAGTATGAAGCTGCCAATTTAAAGAACATCGCTACTTCAGTAGAACTGCTGTCACCAAAGAACATCCTGAAGCGGGGTTTCAGCATTACCCGAAAAAACGGCAAAATCGTTACCAGCTCGGCTACCGTGGCCCCCGGAGACCTGGTAGAAACCGAATTTTTCCACGGAAAAGCTTCCGCAGAAATCAAAAATACCGAAAGTACATAA
- the ligD gene encoding DNA ligase D: protein MALDEYIKKRDFQKTPEPDAAYEKHKGKLRFVIQRHRATRLHYDLRLEMEGVLKSWAVPKGPSMNPDDKRLAIMTEDHPIKYLSFKGTIPKGNYGAGEMSIWDEGTYEAAGGEGERDLLKMLKKGDLKITFFGTKVKGTFALVHTRRGGEKDNQWLLIKKADDFSTDLSYDAENLSEHAGREKVKHLEVNKLIKPMLATRAKEIFNKANWIFELKWDGYRALASIQKGKVDLYSRNGISFKAKFKEIYEQLKNIPHDVVLDGEIVALDKSGKPVFQKLQNYQKAPSGELRYYVFDLLHLNGHNIMHLPLLERKSLIPEVVEDIPQVYYCDHVESMGKAFFEQAVEMGMEGVIAKKADSQYIPASRSDKWLKIKAFESQEALICGYTQSDKGGAFGSLILGMHRDEELVYIGNCGTGFSEDDKKELFDKFQDVVTEAMPFKKKPSLKGRTPTWLIPELICEINFSEWTRSGHMRHPSFKGLRMDKLPQEVTKEKTAKVPRHKPVAKKEENTLEIGGIAVPISNLDKVYWPKSGLRKYDLIEYYLKISEAILPFLRDRPQNLHRHPNGILEEGFYQKDTAGIFPHWLESTKVFSKHNNRELEYIMCQNEASLIYMANLGCIEINPWNSRVQNLLHPDFTVIDIDPSEKNTFEEVIEVAQAAKEVLDKAKIASYPKTSGSSGIHIYIPLGAKYTYDEARDFTKILCYFIQEKLPDLTSMERNVKKRKGKIYLDFLQNRKGQTLAAPYCARPKPGATVSAPLEWHEVQAGLDMRDFTIKTMPARIEEKPDLFKPVLGKGIDIEKAIEALSG from the coding sequence ATGGCACTCGACGAGTACATCAAGAAAAGGGATTTTCAGAAAACCCCCGAACCCGATGCTGCCTATGAAAAGCACAAGGGAAAACTGCGATTTGTAATTCAGCGGCACCGGGCAACCCGCCTGCATTACGACTTGCGCCTTGAAATGGAAGGTGTTTTAAAGAGCTGGGCCGTACCCAAAGGGCCGTCTATGAACCCTGATGATAAGCGGCTGGCGATCATGACCGAAGACCACCCCATAAAATACCTCAGTTTTAAGGGCACCATTCCCAAAGGAAATTATGGGGCAGGGGAGATGAGCATTTGGGATGAAGGCACTTACGAGGCTGCAGGTGGCGAAGGAGAAAGAGACCTTCTTAAAATGCTGAAAAAAGGCGATCTTAAAATTACCTTTTTTGGCACCAAAGTAAAGGGGACTTTTGCCCTTGTGCATACCCGCAGAGGCGGGGAAAAAGACAATCAGTGGCTGCTTATCAAGAAGGCTGATGATTTTTCTACAGACCTGAGTTATGATGCCGAAAACCTGAGCGAACACGCCGGCCGGGAAAAAGTAAAACATCTTGAGGTCAATAAACTGATCAAACCCATGCTTGCCACCAGGGCAAAGGAGATCTTCAATAAAGCCAACTGGATTTTTGAATTAAAGTGGGATGGTTACCGGGCTTTGGCCAGTATCCAAAAAGGCAAAGTAGACCTGTACTCCAGGAACGGGATCTCGTTCAAAGCCAAATTCAAGGAAATTTACGAACAGCTTAAGAATATTCCGCATGATGTGGTGCTCGACGGGGAGATCGTGGCCCTTGACAAGAGCGGAAAACCGGTTTTTCAAAAGCTTCAGAATTACCAGAAGGCACCTTCGGGAGAATTGAGGTATTATGTGTTTGACCTGTTGCACCTAAACGGCCACAACATTATGCACCTGCCACTTTTAGAAAGGAAAAGCCTAATTCCGGAGGTGGTAGAAGACATTCCGCAGGTATATTACTGCGACCATGTAGAGAGCATGGGAAAAGCCTTTTTTGAGCAGGCTGTGGAAATGGGCATGGAAGGTGTGATCGCCAAAAAAGCCGATTCGCAGTACATTCCCGCTTCGAGAAGTGATAAGTGGCTGAAGATAAAAGCCTTTGAAAGCCAGGAGGCATTGATTTGCGGGTATACACAATCGGATAAAGGAGGGGCGTTTGGTTCTTTGATTTTGGGGATGCACCGCGATGAGGAGCTTGTTTATATTGGGAACTGCGGAACGGGCTTTAGTGAAGATGATAAAAAGGAACTTTTCGACAAATTTCAGGATGTGGTGACTGAAGCCATGCCTTTTAAAAAGAAGCCTTCCTTAAAAGGACGCACGCCCACCTGGCTTATCCCGGAATTGATCTGCGAAATCAATTTTTCTGAATGGACACGGAGCGGACACATGAGGCACCCTTCGTTTAAAGGCCTGCGGATGGATAAACTTCCGCAGGAAGTTACCAAAGAGAAAACGGCAAAGGTGCCCAGGCACAAACCTGTGGCAAAAAAAGAAGAAAACACGCTGGAAATTGGAGGAATTGCAGTGCCTATAAGCAACCTCGACAAGGTGTACTGGCCAAAATCGGGCCTCAGAAAATACGACCTCATTGAATATTACCTGAAAATAAGTGAGGCAATTTTGCCCTTTTTGAGGGACAGGCCACAGAATTTGCACCGGCACCCCAACGGCATACTCGAAGAAGGGTTCTACCAAAAAGATACGGCGGGTATCTTTCCGCATTGGCTGGAATCGACCAAGGTATTTTCTAAGCACAACAATCGCGAACTGGAATATATTATGTGCCAGAATGAAGCCAGTCTTATCTACATGGCGAACCTGGGATGTATAGAAATCAATCCGTGGAATTCGAGGGTTCAGAACCTGCTTCATCCCGATTTTACCGTGATTGACATAGACCCTTCAGAAAAGAACACTTTTGAAGAGGTGATAGAAGTTGCCCAGGCTGCAAAAGAAGTGCTGGACAAAGCTAAAATAGCGAGTTACCCCAAGACTTCAGGTTCTAGTGGGATCCATATTTACATTCCGCTGGGCGCGAAATACACTTATGATGAAGCCCGCGATTTTACTAAGATCCTGTGTTATTTTATTCAGGAAAAACTCCCCGATCTCACTTCGATGGAGCGGAATGTGAAAAAAAGGAAAGGCAAAATTTACCTGGATTTTCTTCAAAACCGAAAGGGGCAGACCCTTGCCGCCCCTTATTGTGCCCGGCCAAAACCCGGCGCAACGGTTTCGGCCCCGCTTGAATGGCATGAAGTGCAAGCCGGACTTGACATGAGAGACTTTACGATTAAGACCATGCCGGCCAGGATTGAAGAGAAGCCAGATCTCTTTAAACCCGTGTTGGGAAAGGGAATTGACATTGAGAAAGCTATTGAAGCGCTTTCAGGTTAG
- a CDS encoding phage holin family protein: MLSWLIHIIIDAAVLLFAAKMFPKVELKGWKTAIVVALLIGVLSFFLSWILTAVLNIATLGIFYFLGLGFITRIIAYAIIIELADKLSTGFKTHGFMPSLWLAIIIAVVGSIVDWIIL; the protein is encoded by the coding sequence ATGTTAAGCTGGCTAATACATATCATTATTGACGCCGCTGTGCTCCTGTTCGCAGCAAAAATGTTTCCCAAAGTAGAACTCAAAGGCTGGAAAACAGCCATAGTGGTTGCCCTGCTCATTGGGGTTCTCAGCTTCTTTTTAAGCTGGATCCTCACCGCCGTGCTCAATATTGCCACTTTAGGGATCTTTTACTTCCTCGGTTTGGGCTTCATCACCAGGATCATCGCCTATGCAATCATCATAGAACTGGCCGATAAACTGAGTACCGGCTTCAAAACCCACGGTTTTATGCCGTCCCTGTGGCTGGCAATCATCATCGCCGTGGTGGGCTCAATTGTAGACTGGATAATTCTTTAA
- a CDS encoding SDR family NAD(P)-dependent oxidoreductase, whose amino-acid sequence MNRLEKKVAIVTGGATGIGEAISKKFAAEGAQVFLVGMPQDPVKDVISDIKKSKGKAIGYSADISAEENAKDAIETAVKHFGRLDILINNAGVYPEVNTIDEFSPAAFDNLLKNNLRTAFLMTKYAIPHLKKTKGCIVSAGSEAGKIGIPNITPYGGTKGFMHAFMKGVAAEQAKNGIRANCVAPGPIDTAWTHKETSEITKKIEKQMMSATPLGRRGTPEEIANVYLFLASDEASYVTGAVFSADGGITIGKGPVGDEVPSKLKKEPKGNLKLKHQMDGATNMR is encoded by the coding sequence ATGAACAGACTGGAAAAAAAAGTAGCGATTGTAACAGGCGGGGCCACGGGAATTGGCGAAGCCATTTCTAAGAAATTTGCAGCCGAAGGAGCCCAGGTATTTTTAGTAGGAATGCCGCAAGACCCGGTAAAGGACGTCATTAGCGACATCAAAAAATCTAAAGGGAAGGCCATTGGCTACTCTGCCGATATTTCTGCGGAAGAGAATGCCAAAGATGCCATAGAAACCGCCGTAAAACACTTTGGCCGTCTCGACATCCTCATCAATAACGCAGGGGTTTATCCCGAAGTAAACACCATAGACGAGTTTTCTCCTGCAGCTTTTGACAATCTCCTGAAAAACAACCTGAGAACGGCATTTTTGATGACCAAATATGCCATTCCACATCTTAAAAAAACGAAGGGCTGTATAGTTTCAGCAGGTTCGGAAGCAGGTAAGATCGGCATCCCAAACATCACGCCTTACGGCGGCACCAAAGGCTTTATGCACGCCTTTATGAAAGGAGTCGCTGCCGAGCAGGCAAAGAACGGGATCAGGGCAAACTGTGTTGCTCCCGGCCCAATCGATACCGCATGGACGCACAAAGAAACCAGTGAGATCACCAAAAAGATAGAAAAACAAATGATGAGCGCCACGCCTCTTGGCCGCCGTGGCACACCCGAAGAAATTGCCAATGTATACCTCTTCCTGGCATCAGATGAAGCTTCTTATGTTACCGGTGCCGTGTTCTCTGCCGATGGCGGAATCACCATTGGGAAAGGCCCGGTGGGCGATGAAGTCCCCTCCAAACTAAAAAAAGAACCAAAAGGAAATCTTAAACTAAAGCACCAAATGGACGGTGCCACAAACATGCGATAA
- the ku gene encoding non-homologous end joining protein Ku translates to MRSIWNGSISFGLVTIPIKMYSGSEERKLDLDMLDKNDHARIRYKRVNEVTGEEVAWKDIVKGYRQDDSYIVLEKEDFDKANMKKSRTIDIEEFIEEQDVADVLFKKPYFLEPQKDGEKSYNLLKAALKETGKLGVATFVMRAKENLSLVGVYKDALVLHVIRFADEIRDPTELKLPDTKVSKKEIDMAKSLIEQYTEEFDFEKYKDVYNDQLLKIIKAKTGGKKAKVEKFESKATPATDLMAQLKASLDKKKKKSKAS, encoded by the coding sequence ATGAGGTCAATTTGGAACGGCTCAATAAGTTTTGGCCTGGTCACTATTCCTATTAAAATGTATTCGGGCAGCGAAGAAAGAAAGCTGGACCTTGATATGCTCGACAAAAATGACCATGCCCGAATCCGGTACAAGAGAGTGAACGAAGTGACAGGGGAAGAAGTGGCCTGGAAAGATATTGTGAAAGGGTACCGGCAGGACGATTCTTACATAGTGCTTGAAAAAGAAGATTTTGACAAGGCCAATATGAAGAAATCGCGCACCATAGATATTGAAGAGTTTATTGAAGAACAGGATGTGGCCGATGTGCTGTTCAAAAAGCCGTACTTCCTGGAGCCACAAAAAGACGGTGAGAAATCTTATAACCTGCTGAAGGCTGCACTAAAGGAAACCGGGAAACTTGGGGTGGCCACTTTTGTGATGCGCGCCAAAGAAAACCTTAGCCTGGTGGGCGTGTACAAAGATGCCCTTGTGCTGCACGTGATTAGGTTTGCTGATGAAATACGTGACCCCACCGAGCTCAAACTTCCAGATACCAAAGTTTCAAAAAAGGAGATCGATATGGCCAAATCTCTAATTGAACAATACACTGAAGAATTCGATTTCGAGAAATATAAAGATGTTTACAACGATCAGCTTCTTAAAATTATCAAGGCCAAAACCGGAGGCAAGAAAGCGAAAGTTGAAAAATTTGAATCAAAAGCCACCCCGGCGACCGATCTTATGGCGCAGTTAAAGGCCAGTCTTGATAAGAAGAAGAAAAAAAGTAAAGCTTCCTAA